The Paenibacillus sp. BIC5C1 DNA segment ACCGTCGGATCGTTATCCACAATCAAAATTCGTTCCGGCTCGTCTGCCGTCTTGTCCAGCGTGTAGATATGAATCTCCGACGGGTCTACCAGCTTGGCGGACTCAGCCATATGTTGAATGGTTGCCTTTGAAGGGCGTTCACCTGCCGGGAAACTTGCCAGCGTGATTTGCGGATCGGCACCAGGTACCGTTTCCTGCAATTCATGCTTGATGCGAAGCCCCTCATAATGAACCTCATCCAGTGTCAACCCTGGCAGCAGGACAGCAATCGCCTGTGTAGCTCCATCCTCCCAGACCTGGAAGGCAGACTCACTGGTCTGCTCCAGATGTGTCCTGACCTGCTGCTCCGGCTGAGACTGCCCTGCACAATGGATGAACATTAAGCCGCATGTTTCGGCACC contains these protein-coding regions:
- a CDS encoding response regulator transcription factor → MPNTATLQREAAVNVYRSVEQGLKETGAETCGLMFIHCAGQSQPEQQVRTHLEQTSESAFQVWEDGATQAIAVLLPGLTLDEVHYEGLRIKHELQETVPGADPQITLASFPAGERPSKATIQHMAESAKLVDPSEIHIYTLDKTADEPERILIVDNDPTVREFLQLRLRMQGYETYEAVDGLAALELIEKITPDLVLTELNLYGIDGLPFIQHIQNLDVAQPPKIVVLTEQRVEQTISQCFRSGVDDYMTKPFSPVELDARIRRCLH